A stretch of the Chlamydia pecorum E58 genome encodes the following:
- the sctS gene encoding type III secretion system export apparatus subunit SctS codes for MLTLATSFKSILFEYSYQSLLLILIVSAPPIILASIVGIMVAIFQAATQIQEQTFAFAIKLVVIFGTLMISGGWLSTMILRFASQIFQNFYKWK; via the coding sequence GTGTTAACTCTTGCTACAAGCTTCAAATCTATCCTGTTTGAATACTCGTACCAATCTCTCCTACTGATTCTTATTGTTTCAGCCCCTCCGATCATCCTTGCTTCCATCGTAGGGATTATGGTGGCGATTTTTCAGGCCGCAACGCAAATCCAAGAGCAAACATTTGCTTTTGCCATTAAGCTTGTTGTTATTTTTGGAACTCTGATGATCTCTGGAGGGTGGCTCAGTACGATGATCCTACGCTTCGCAAGTCAGATCTTCCAAAACTTTTATAAATGGAAATAA
- a CDS encoding EscT/YscT/HrcT family type III secretion system export apparatus protein, protein MGINLPELVSHLGSAYLDYIFKLPPAYVWSVFLLLLARLLPIFSIVPFLGAKLFPSPIKIGIGLSWLAIIFPKVLMDTRIANYTNEDLFYILLIKEMIIGIVIGFILAFPFYAAQSAGSFITNQQGIQGLEGSTSPISIEQTSPHGIFYHYFVTIAFWSLGGHRIIFSLLLQSLEVIPIHNFFPPQLMSLHAPIWSTLIKICQLSLIMTIQLSAPAALAMLMSDLFLGIINRMAPQVQVIYLLSALKAFMGLLFLTLAWWFIIKQIDYFTLAWFKEIPMMLFGSKPLVL, encoded by the coding sequence ATGGGCATAAATCTACCTGAGCTTGTTTCTCATTTGGGATCTGCCTACTTGGATTATATCTTTAAATTACCTCCTGCATATGTGTGGTCTGTCTTTCTTCTTCTACTTGCAAGGCTCTTGCCGATCTTTTCTATCGTTCCCTTTTTAGGAGCAAAACTGTTCCCCTCTCCAATCAAGATTGGCATTGGCCTATCTTGGTTGGCGATTATTTTTCCTAAGGTCCTGATGGATACTCGCATTGCAAACTATACAAATGAAGACCTCTTTTACATCTTGCTTATCAAAGAGATGATCATTGGCATTGTGATTGGCTTTATCTTGGCATTTCCCTTTTATGCTGCACAATCTGCAGGATCTTTCATTACAAACCAACAGGGAATTCAAGGTTTAGAAGGATCCACATCTCCTATCTCCATAGAACAAACCTCCCCACATGGGATCTTTTACCATTACTTTGTCACGATTGCCTTTTGGTCTTTGGGAGGCCATAGGATTATCTTTTCGCTGCTATTACAATCCCTAGAAGTTATCCCCATCCACAACTTCTTCCCTCCCCAGCTCATGAGCCTCCATGCCCCTATCTGGTCTACTCTCATCAAAATCTGCCAGCTCAGCTTAATCATGACGATCCAGCTTAGCGCTCCTGCAGCTCTTGCTATGCTTATGTCTGACCTTTTCTTGGGGATTATTAACCGTATGGCACCTCAGGTACAGGTAATCTATCTATTATCCGCTCTGAAGGCTTTTATGGGGCTTCTCTTTCTTACCCTTGCCTGGTGGTTCATCATCAAACAAATCGACTACTTCACCCTTGCCTGGTTTAAAGAAATCCCCATGATGTTGTTTGGCTCCAAACCTCTGGTTCTCTAA